A stretch of Synechococcus sp. MIT S9220 DNA encodes these proteins:
- a CDS encoding alpha/beta hydrolase, producing the protein MSARSRLRRHALATGSALALSLLSCFQPVHAAKDVALVSGAFIRSISVADLAYLAETGEARGLLVDLLKLSRQDPEDVAKLLNQELNLPLVLTSRLMSTRIGDVILTRVARIIYPLRVPAPSVSVPAIRAGVINGLQIGDGGLTAIKFLEAYPSDVMEVNIPALLAVIQKAESIAGLVQFFSDSPLDGLKDGSN; encoded by the coding sequence ATGTCTGCACGATCACGCCTTCGCAGGCACGCTCTGGCAACAGGTTCGGCGCTGGCTCTGAGCCTACTGAGTTGTTTCCAACCCGTTCACGCCGCCAAGGACGTAGCCCTGGTCAGTGGGGCCTTTATCCGTTCGATCAGTGTTGCGGACCTCGCTTACCTGGCTGAAACAGGCGAAGCGCGCGGACTACTGGTCGACCTGCTGAAACTGAGTCGTCAAGATCCTGAGGACGTGGCGAAACTGCTCAATCAGGAGCTGAATCTGCCACTGGTGCTGACCAGCAGGCTGATGTCCACAAGGATCGGAGATGTGATTCTGACTAGGGTGGCTCGGATCATCTATCCACTGAGAGTGCCCGCTCCCTCGGTGAGTGTTCCGGCCATCCGCGCTGGCGTGATCAACGGTCTGCAGATCGGTGACGGCGGATTGACGGCGATCAAATTTCTTGAGGCCTATCCATCGGACGTGATGGAAGTGAATATCCCAGCACTGCTTGCCGTGATCCAAAAAGCAGAATCCATCGCGGGCTTGGTGCAGTTCTTCTCAGATTCCCCCCTGGACGGTCTGAAGGACGGCAGCAACTGA